In Juglans regia cultivar Chandler chromosome 13, Walnut 2.0, whole genome shotgun sequence, the DNA window TTATTGAACGGATCATGTTATTTATATTCTAAAGCCGTAGATATTGGAATATTCAGATCATTCATATATTAACACTGCTCTTGGAatcatgccatgcatgcattggGCATGCTGATAAAATTGTACCACGCGTACTCTGAATAGAATgtagaaacaataatttatcaagaaaattactataatttgacatatcacattaaaacacattaatttataaatttacttttatataatctctatatatttaaagtatttCCCTTTAGCAAACATAACGGCAATTCATAAAGCCATACACGAAAAGATCAGCGTGGCCGACCATATAAATTAGCAAAACAAACGAATTAATAGGCATTattcatgtattattattattattattattctagaTGGCTACAGTCCTAAGCTTTCATTTGATTCTTGGAGACATGCACGTGGGCTCGCAGAGGATTCTTCACCACCATCAAGAACACCTCCTTAACCGAAAGATCAACACCTTCTCTGTCCACTGGTTTCCACTCAAAATTCCACaccaaatttgaaacaaaatactCCAGATTAAGCAGGGCTAATCTTTTCCCCGGACAGAGCCTCCTTCCTGAACCAAACGGCATCATCTTGTACGCTGTAACATCAGACACTCGATCTGGTTCTCCATTTTCTCCACGATTCAGCAACCTCTCCGGCCTGAACTCCATTGGATTCTCCCACTCCTTTGGATCCCGCCCCATCAGTGATATCACGAAGTTCACTGTCGTATCTTTCGGGACTCTGTAGCCAAGTAGTTCTGCATCTTCTGAGACTGCATGCGGTACCAAGAAGGTACTTGGAGGGTGAATTCTTAGAGTCTCGAGAATCACTGCTTTCAAATATGTCATCTTCTGCACATCTTCCTCCTTAATCTCTTCGGCTCCTTCTCCCACCACCGCCTTGATTTCAGCAAAAAGCTTGGCTTGAATATGTGGGTGCTTCACTATATTTGCCATGATCCACTGCAGCGTCGTTAGGCTTGTGTCGGCGCCGGCATTGATGAACTCTGAGCACAAAACTCAGTATATCGGCTTCTCAAGCTTGCCAGCttcctgatcatgatcatcattcaTTTGCATATCCAGTAAGGTATCTGTGTATGATACCAACTCGGATTGTTTCCTTTCCTCTTGCTTTAACTTCTTTCGAGCTCCGATTAGAGGCAAGATTATTTCAGCCTGACTCTTCAAGATATTCGAGTACCTCTTCCAACGATCTCtgaactgtaacaccccgtattttagtgtaattttttttactgaaggattttttattatttattcaaaaatttatccttctattttaaaattggttggatttttttagtgagtttatttctatgattttaatttgttaaattggtgaaaattattttattgtgtgctttcttgatatttatttattgttatgcatttaaattgcttttaatatttaaattaatcactgggtgatttaattatttcaatttgactttaccattacgtttaaattattttatttaacttatggttttaaaatcgtttccgttggatcattttcatgacccaagttatgaggattggacttcatttcttttcccctctttttctttcatctccttttcttttccttttttttttcttttctcctttttccttcggtttctttctctcccgcgcgagcccgaccctctctctctccccgtgcgacttcggcctccacccagcccaccgccgtcgagccgccgtggtcgacaccgccccctccttttggttcccctgccgccggcgacctcaccctaccaacctcacttccatccgagccaccgttagcctccac includes these proteins:
- the LOC108979320 gene encoding cytochrome P450 89A2-like gives rise to the protein MRFFPCSFSWLLVMSKIARLEKLNAFKLNLFSTTSSSLCSAAGPVLCSEFINAGADTSLTTLQWIMANIVKHPHIQAKLFAEIKAVVGEGAEEIKEEDVQKMTYLKAVILETLRIHPPSTFLVPHAVSEDAELLGYRVPKDTTVNFVISLMGRDPKEWENPMEFRPERLLNRGENGEPDRVSDVTAYKMMPFGSGRRLCPGKRLALLNLEYFVSNLVWNFEWKPVDREGVDLSVKEVFLMVVKNPLRAHVHVSKNQMKA